TTCCTTCAACTAAATAGCGTGATCGGCTCTTTTACTGTTTCCTGGTGGTATACAATGGTCTTAATACGGCAGAGATGAAACACGtgaagtttcttttattttttaccatgGGGTTTTcttgaaatctattttttatccttcatgGCAGGCTGGTCTTCCTCCAGGTGTTCTGAATGTAGTTTCTGGCTATGGTCCAAGCGCTGGTGCAGCTCTTGCTTGTCACATGGACGTGGACAAGGTATTTTATTATCTCTCAGTATCTTGCCAACTTTCAAGAGAATCTATGGCATATGAGCTTGGCATTATGGTACATAATCCCTTGACTTCCTGTATAGCATGGCTCAGAGAGTCTGAAATTTTGTTTCCACCTGtggttttacttgaaaatgtacGGCTTCCTgttgtttcaactttcaaccACAGCTTCCAGAGTAACACTGATACAATGGCAACATCAAGAAGAACTTTTTATATAGGAACCATAAGCTTCCTCGTGGCTGTTTTTAATTTCCTAGTCTCACTTTCATTGATAGATTAGTTGCACCTCGTGACTGGATCATGGAACCTTCGGAACACCATACCATTTTCTATCCaactaatttcttttctttgtcacAGTAAGAGGTCTCGTTTCTAACATTTTTGGATTgccaatatttttcttgatcGTAGTAATCGTAGTAAAAGATTGCATTTCCAACACACTTGGTTGTTATAATTGTATTAACTAAAATCCTGTACTGTGTATGCCATGTAGTATGTTTGTGGAAGAGCAGTGATTAATACACCATATTGTTTGCAGATTGCTTTCACTGGATCAACTGAAACTGGTAAGATTATACTTGAACTTGCTGCGAAAAGTAACCTAAAACCAGTTACATTAGAGCTGGGAGGGAAATCACCTTTCATTGTATGTGAGGATGCTGATGTTGACAAGGCTGTGGAGCTTGCACACTTTGCTTTGTTCTTTAATCAGGTTTGTCCAACAACTGTGCATACATTGCTGGTTTCAATTTGATGTGTAACCACTGATTAGTTGTGCATGCTTGCTGTTTGCAGGGACAATGTTGCTGTGCTGGTTCTCGTACATATGTACATGAACGTGTGTACGATGAGTTCATAGAAAAAGCCAAGGCACGTGCTCTAAGACGTGTCGTTGGTGATCCCTTCAAGAAGGGCGTTGAGCAAGGCCCTCAGGTACCCTGTCTCTTCCTGTAAGATTTGATGATTGAAACAATTGAGCCTTGGCAATCTGAATAGGCACCAGAAATCCCTCAAATAGGCATAAATTTTTTCTCAAGTGCTTGGTTTAAGGCCCAGATTAATTACCAATTGGGTCCATGGCCGCACTGGTCGTTACATGAGACCTCAAAGTTAGAAAACAACGAATTTCAGTAAGATTATGAGCATGATCCTTCTTTTCTGTGTGTGAGTGAAACTGCAAACCTAGCTGAAGCTTATAGCTAAAATGGTCAATGGTTAAACATCCAAACCGGCATATGACTATATGGAAGTTGTTATGGGATGTTCATCTTTGGGAATTAATGGTAATTGTTTATGGACCTTGAGAAAAATGGTGAGAGCCATCAAGTAATGTTGTTTATGGACCATGTGGAAATTTCAGATCGACTCCGAGCAGTTTGAGAAGATCCTCAGGTACATAAAATCTGGTGTTGAAAGCAATGCTACCCTTGAATGTGGAGGTCAAAGATTTGGCTCCAAGGGCTACTTTATCCAGCCTACTGTTTTCTCAAATGTACAGGTAATGGATACACAACTCTGTTATTATTTCTCCCCTTTTACTGTGTGTCAAAGTATTGAATCTTAATCTTTGCATTGCAATACTAACTTCTTGTTAGAACAGGATGATATGTTGATAGCAAAGGATGAGATCTTTGGCCCAGTGCAATCCATCTTGAAGTTCAAGTGAGCTGTAATCTTAAACAAGCTTGTCTTCatctaaaaattatcaaattagatGGAACAGAGTTGAATTTAAATTCAGTTATGGTCTTTTATACTGTATGTCTAAAACAAGTTGTGCTTCTGCACCAGGAATATCGATGAAGTAATACAGAGGGCAAACACCACCCGTTACGGCCTCGCAGCAGGAATTTTCACCAAGAATGTGGACACTGCCAACACCTTGTCACGAGCGTTGAGGGTGGGGAGTGTATGGATCAATTGCTTCGATGTCTTTGATGCGGCAATTCCATTTGGTGGCTATAAAATGAGTGGAATAGGCAGGGAAAAGGGCATCTACAGCCTCCATAACTACTTGCAAGTGAAAGCTGTTGTTACTCCATTGAAGAATCCAGCATGGTTGTAAGCTTCTGGCATTCCTTTCCATCAGTAAATAAGTAAAGTATGCAAGGATTGTTTGAATCATGGGAAAATGTTTAAGTTTCTCAAGAGGACAAGCTTGTTTGTTTCTCAATCACTCTTTAAGCTCAACTACAACGCAGCAGACAGATCCTTGTACTTGTGCCATTGACATCAAGAAGGTGATTAATTATTGCCAGAATTCAACAGTTGCTTGGCTGCGTTTGATTGGCCAGCTTCTTTGAACATATCTATCACCTCCAAGCAAACCTATCAATCCCCTCCATCAGAAGCTAATCACATAAAGAAAACAACCACGAATTCATGCATTAGGCATCCCCAGTCCCGATTGTGCAACCGTACCATCCATCACCCTCAGCATAATGTTGAGAGATTGATTAGTTTGTCTGGTAAACCAAAGACCaaatgatattgtttgcttgagatGTCTGAGTATTCTCTTCACCGTCTGACAATAAGGATCCTTAGGTTAATGCAAGAACTTTCTTACACAATGAAAAATGTAAGAGAAATCTAGCTAGACGAGTAAATCCAAGATAATTTGGAGTTCCAATAGTGCTTATATAGAATTGAGGGTCACTCAAATCAGAACCTTCGAGTTTAGAAAGATGACAGATGTTGGACATGGTTTCACTTTGTCAAGGTCTGCCTTACGTAGCAAATCTGCAATATATTCTCTTTGAGTGAGAAATAAATCATGTCCATCACGAAGAGTTtcaacaccaagaaaaaaagatctTAAGCCTTTCACTGGAAAAATCATAGACAACTTGTAGAGCAATTGATCAATGGCTTTGGTGTCCAAGCAAGCAACAATTATATCATCCATACAAATGATTATATGGATTGTGTCTTAGAAAAGAGTATAAAGAGATGTGTCAGCCTTTATAGCCTTTAAAACCAAGTTGGTGGAGTTGATCTGTAAATCTAAAAATCATCCCCTTGGGGCTTGTCGAAGACTATAAAGGCTCCTTTTTCAATTTACACACATGTTGCGGATAATCAGGATAAATAAATCTTTGTAGTTGTTGCatttaaacatgtttatgaagGAAACCATTAAGAAATGTGTTTTGAAAATCCAATTGATGGAGTAACCAAATAAGAGTATTTGGAAGCTTTCGTGAAGCAGCCAGGTTCAGTAGGAATATAAGAGGATTTACAtgaaaaaagcttaaaatattattgttaccCACTTTTGattccacaaaaaaaatcaagaaaaaaagagagaaaatagaaaaataaaattcaaaatacaagagGATATACATGAAGAAAACCTAGAATATTGTCCAAGTTGGTGGTGAAGGACCACAATAACAAGtgaaaaagtttgaggatcaaaatatataagataaaattgTTAACCCAATTCTGATTGATAAAGGGCCCCATtggtgaattttatttttttggtaaaaaaatagaaatttggATAGATAAGGGCTCAATAAGAATTTTGaaaggcttaattaattttattgagaacttaattgcaagaaatattaattttaaagtcaatttaggccttaaatggaagaaattaaagtctcagggttgaattgtaattctaaaaagttaatttcaccaaatcaggggcttaattgcataaatattaaagtttgatgagcaattagggacttgattgaagaaatccaaaactaaggaccaaaataaaaataaaaaacatgttaatacaggagttgaaattgatcaaattaggaGTCAATTGAAGATTTTGGAAGTttgttgatcaattgagggtgaAAATGCACTATTTCAAAACCaatgactaaaataaaataggCAATTAACTTTGGGgatgataattgagtttaataggggtgaaattgcatgaaattaaaagtttaggcGGCAATTATTAGTGCAATTAAAAGTAATTGGAAGAAAATGGACTAAATTACAATTTACAtaaattccaaattaaaaactctaatttttaaggtttaatcTAGAGACATATCGTTCGACCACTATGTATCTTTTTCTTTGGTAGTTTTGGTTGATCAAGTATGCaactttagaaaaataaatgtagCATTTTCAACCATCTCAGAGAATGTAATTATCACCATTCGACTGAA
The sequence above is drawn from the Populus alba chromosome 15, ASM523922v2, whole genome shotgun sequence genome and encodes:
- the LOC118052017 gene encoding benzaldehyde dehydrogenase, mitochondrial, which produces MAARRISSLLSRSLSAPSASTPLLLSRGKNPSRGRGVYRFSNAAALEETITPPVKVSYTQHLINGQFVDAASGKTFPTHDPRTGEVIAHVAEGDAEDVNRAVAAARKAFDEGPWPKMSAYERSLIMLRFADLVDKHRGELATLESWDSGKPYEQSAKSELPSFARLFRYYAGWADKIHGLTVPADGNHHVQTLHEPIGVAGQIIPWNFPLIMFAWKVGPALACGNTIVLKSAEQTPLTALYAAKLFQEAGLPPGVLNVVSGYGPSAGAALACHMDVDKIAFTGSTETGKIILELAAKSNLKPVTLELGGKSPFIVCEDADVDKAVELAHFALFFNQGQCCCAGSRTYVHERVYDEFIEKAKARALRRVVGDPFKKGVEQGPQIDSEQFEKILRYIKSGVESNATLECGGQRFGSKGYFIQPTVFSNVQDDMLIAKDEIFGPVQSILKFKNIDEVIQRANTTRYGLAAGIFTKNVDTANTLSRALRVGSVWINCFDVFDAAIPFGGYKMSGIGREKGIYSLHNYLQVKAVVTPLKNPAWL